TATTTGAATGCCAGTGCCTTTACGAATGGCACTGGCATTCTACCTGATAGATTTCCAGGCTTACCGTTTGTGAAGTCTCAGAACAGGGAACGTTTAGTCGTGCATGGGGCTAGCTGGCTCACCGATATGTTAAGGGGATAACAACATGCGAATGTCGCACATCAATTTCAATCATCTTTATTATTTTTGGCAAGTTTGTAAGGAAGGCTCTGTCGTCGGGGCGGCTGAGGCTTTATTTCTAACGCCACAAACGATTACCGGGCAAATTAAAGCATTAGAGGAGCGTCTGGGCGGGAAATTATTTAAACGCCAGGGACGTGGGCTGGTGCCATCAGAATTGGGGCAATTGGTCTTTCGCTATGCTGATAAGATGTTCATGCTCAGCCATGAAATGCTAGATATCGTTAACTATCGCAAAGAATCCAACTTGTTATTTGATGTCGGCGTAGCTGATGCATTATCCAAGCGCTTAGTTAGCCAGGTATTGGAAACTGCCGTGGTGGATCATGAAAAAATTCATTTACGCTGTTTTGAATCTACTCATGAAATGCTATTGGAACAGTTAAGTCAGCATAAGCTGGATATGATTCTGTCTGACTGCCCAGTTGATTCCAGCCAGCAAGAAGGGTTGTTTTCAGTAAAACTCGGCGAGTGCAGTGTCAGTTTTTACTGTCGCCAGCCAATTCCTGACTTGCCTTTCCCCGCTTGTTTGCAACAAAAACGTTTGTTGGTCCCTGGGCGTCGCTCAATGTTGGGGCGTAAATTATTAAATTGGATTAACAGCAAAGGGTTACAAGTGGAAATCTTGGGGGAATTTGATGATGCGGCGTTAATGAAAGCGTTTGCTATCTATAACAACGCTATTTTTGTTGCTCCAACACTGTACGCAGCAG
The sequence above is drawn from the Yersinia enterocolitica subsp. enterocolitica genome and encodes:
- the nhaR gene encoding transcriptional activator NhaR, with the protein product MRMSHINFNHLYYFWQVCKEGSVVGAAEALFLTPQTITGQIKALEERLGGKLFKRQGRGLVPSELGQLVFRYADKMFMLSHEMLDIVNYRKESNLLFDVGVADALSKRLVSQVLETAVVDHEKIHLRCFESTHEMLLEQLSQHKLDMILSDCPVDSSQQEGLFSVKLGECSVSFYCRQPIPDLPFPACLQQKRLLVPGRRSMLGRKLLNWINSKGLQVEILGEFDDAALMKAFAIYNNAIFVAPTLYAADTYGKDDEIVEIGRLDNVQEEYYVIFAERMIQHPAVQRVCNKDFSVLFSG